From a single Flavobacteriales bacterium genomic region:
- a CDS encoding geranylgeranylglycerol-phosphate geranylgeranyltransferase: MVRSGFSPPDQRRPELVAVKNFLQFIRWPNLLIMALTMAMVRYCLLRPMLAVNDITLQQGELSFWLLVLSVVLIAAAGNMINDYHDVEADQVNKGNKTMVGKVYSEETVMNLYMAFNGLAFVIAFYIAWEVDMWNLMLVQVLAAGLLWFYSSAFKSMPVIGNLVVALLSALVPLLTGVYEYIHEARNLEVFWFNFDFVWGYTLFAFLLTWIREMIKDMEDYKGDLSAGYNTLPILAGIPFTKVFTTLVLGATMVAIGMLMRLQQEAGDAISATYFALLIELPLLILALITIQAKTPKSFHRASTLSKVIMLCGILYMLVIWHNLSYPI, encoded by the coding sequence ATGGTACGATCCGGATTCTCACCACCTGACCAAAGACGCCCTGAACTGGTAGCCGTGAAAAACTTCCTGCAGTTCATCCGCTGGCCCAACCTGCTGATCATGGCGCTGACCATGGCCATGGTTCGCTATTGTTTGCTGCGCCCGATGCTGGCTGTGAACGACATCACCCTGCAACAGGGGGAACTGAGTTTCTGGCTGCTGGTGTTATCAGTGGTACTCATCGCCGCTGCGGGAAACATGATCAACGACTACCACGACGTGGAGGCCGACCAGGTGAACAAGGGAAATAAGACGATGGTGGGCAAGGTATACTCCGAAGAAACCGTAATGAACCTGTACATGGCCTTCAACGGACTGGCATTTGTAATCGCTTTTTATATCGCCTGGGAAGTGGACATGTGGAACCTGATGCTGGTGCAGGTGTTGGCTGCCGGTTTGCTGTGGTTCTATTCCAGCGCCTTCAAGTCGATGCCGGTGATCGGCAACCTGGTGGTGGCGTTACTGTCTGCCCTGGTTCCGCTGCTGACCGGCGTATACGAATACATTCATGAAGCCCGCAACCTGGAGGTATTCTGGTTCAATTTCGATTTCGTCTGGGGATACACCCTGTTCGCTTTCCTGCTGACATGGATCAGGGAGATGATCAAAGACATGGAGGATTACAAAGGCGATCTCTCTGCCGGTTACAACACCCTGCCCATCCTTGCAGGCATCCCTTTCACCAAGGTGTTCACCACCCTGGTGCTGGGAGCAACCATGGTAGCAATCGGTATGCTGATGCGGTTGCAACAGGAAGCGGGTGATGCCATCTCAGCCACCTACTTTGCGCTGCTGATTGAACTACCGTTGCTCATCCTGGCCCTCATCACCATCCAGGCCAAAACGCCCAAAAGTTTTCACAGGGCCAGTACGCTTTCCAAGGTAATCATGCTGTGTGGTATTCTCTACATGCTGGTGATCTGGCACAACCTGAGCTATCCGATATGA
- a CDS encoding HAD hydrolase family protein → MAFDVDGVFTDNSVILLPGEQPLRIMNVKDGYALQHAVKMGYHIAVITGGKSEAVRERFKNLGVKDIYLGCSRKIEAFEEFIHMYDIDPKTMLYMGDDVPDYEIMKQVGLPTCPADASEDIKAISMYVSPHKGGHGCIRDILEQLMKIQGKWYDPDSHHLTKDALNW, encoded by the coding sequence ATGGCATTTGATGTGGACGGTGTGTTCACCGACAACAGCGTGATCCTGTTACCGGGCGAGCAGCCGCTGCGCATCATGAATGTGAAAGACGGCTATGCACTGCAACATGCCGTGAAGATGGGCTACCACATTGCCGTGATTACAGGCGGGAAATCGGAAGCGGTGCGGGAACGGTTCAAAAATCTCGGGGTGAAAGACATTTACCTGGGTTGCAGCCGCAAGATCGAAGCATTCGAAGAATTCATCCACATGTACGACATCGACCCGAAAACCATGCTGTACATGGGCGATGATGTACCCGACTACGAGATCATGAAACAAGTAGGCCTGCCTACCTGTCCGGCTGACGCCTCGGAAGACATCAAGGCCATTTCCATGTACGTGTCTCCTCATAAGGGTGGCCATGGTTGCATCCGCGACATCCTGGAACAACTCATGAAGATCCAGGGAAAATGGTACGATCCGGATTCTCACCACCTGACCAAAGACGCCCTGAACTGGTAG